In one Solanum lycopersicum chromosome 11, SLM_r2.1 genomic region, the following are encoded:
- the LOC104644277 gene encoding uncharacterized protein: MIGEVEKMITVGLVWGATNALMRKGAIKWDETIKSLPQPNTPQHPVLTTIQNWLKLLLIWQYSLPFLLNLTASATFFAILSDTPISLAVPVTNATTFAATAVFGLILGEETHVALALFGTSLIVLGVYICIM, translated from the coding sequence ATGATCGGAGAAGTGGAGAAGATGATAACAGTAGGCCTTGTTTGGGGAGCAACAAATGCCCTAATGCGAAAAGGGGCAATCAAATGGGATGAAACCATCAAATCTTTACCCCAACCAAACACACCCCAACACCCAGTTCTCACCACTATACAAAATTGGCTCAAACTTCTGTTGATTTGGCAATATTCACTGCCATTTCTTCTAAATCTTACAGCATCTGCTACTTTCTTTGCAATTTTAAGTGATACACCAATTTCTTTAGCTGTTCCTGTTACAAATGCCACCACTTTCGCTGCTACTGCTGTATTTGGATTGATTCTTGGTGAAGAAACTCATGTTGCTCTTGCTCTTTTTGGTACTTCTCTTATTGTTCTTGGTGTTTACATTTGTATCATGTAA
- the LOC101265389 gene encoding ribonuclease H2 subunit A, with amino-acid sequence MGSLGQLPIWASKPCIMGIDEAGRGPVLGPMVYGCLYCARSYQKTLSTLQFADSKTLKEEKREELFEELKTNESIGWAVDVIDPRDLSAKMLKKNKINLNEISHNSAIGLVRKTLELGVLLTEVYVDTVGDPEKYRVKLSEIFPAIKFVVAKKADSLYPVVSGASIVAKVTRDRALRDWVLDETAENMQRNFGSGYPGDPETKAWLDNHKHAVFGFPTLVRFSWGTCNAYSTDNVEVVWESDANDEDEPNGRASKRQVKLTSIGFTGVKRKSEDIESNGKGRCKFFQARKLELLSQF; translated from the exons ATGGGTAGTTTGGGGCAGCTTCCAATTTGGGCATCGAAGCCTTGTATCATGGGTATTGACGAAGCTGGTCGCGGTCCTGTTTTAG GGCCAATGGTGTATGGATGCCTGTATTGTGCACGCTCATACCAGAAGACTCTTTCCACTTTACAGTTTGCAG ACTCGAAGACTTTGAAAGAAGAGAAGAGGGAAGAACTATTCGAGGAATTAAAGACAAATGAATCCATCGGATGGGCTGTTGATGTGATAGATCCTAGAGATCTCTCAGCCAAAATGTTAAAGAA aaataaaataaatcttaatgAAATATCTCATAATTCTGCAATCGGCCTTGTGAGGAAGACACTGGAGCTTGGTGTTCTTTTAACTGAG GTTTATGTGGATACTGTTGGTGATCCTGAAAAGTATAGAGTGAAGCTATCTGAAATTTTTCCAGCAATCAAATTTGTTGTTGCAAAAAAAGCTGACAGTCTTTACCCCGTCGTAAGTGGAGCCAGTATTGTTGCAAAG GTTACTAGGGACCGAGCCTTGCGGGATTGGGTGCTTGATGAAACTGCTGAGAACATGCAAAGGAACTTCGGATCTGGATATCCTGGAG ATCCTGAGACAAAAGCTTGGCTAGATAATCACAAACACGCAGTTTTTGGGTTCCCAACCTTGGTCCGTTTCAGCTGGGGAACATGTAACGCATACTCCACGGACAATGTCGAAGTAGTATG GGAATCTGATGCCAATGACGAAGATGAACCCAACGGAAGAGCTAGTAAGCGACAAGTGAAGCTAACTAGTATTGGTTTCACAGGTGTAAAACGGAAAAGTGAAGATATCGAGTCAAATGGGAAAGGCCGTTGCAAATTCTTCCAAGCTCGTAAACTTGAGCTCCTCTCACAGTTCTGA